In the genome of Eriocheir sinensis breed Jianghai 21 chromosome 44, ASM2467909v1, whole genome shotgun sequence, one region contains:
- the LOC126980480 gene encoding zinc finger protein 628-like yields the protein MEPTPKRVKVTEVTKPTSPPNTPLRPLVARRPLDPNAFHDPHAGLRDLHDPRLAGLRALYDHHHHHQHHHQHHHQQGRAKELLHDPRARDLLAHYPFLYHYYQAGGVFPSSSASDRLSPPAPPTSQPPPPPPPATAHLSPAPAHRLTPHALSAFTRLDLLKGRTQAQTQTSPAPSLVYTCATTKTTSDSPVPRPYDLSMTGPAALSRTTTTTASTTTTTCTTAPPSPSTSPCPRVDEAKSSRSPPTSPLPQHPSHVVVGVGRPGEGMGRAGAITTTITTTRSPPPPPLLSGAKPLSVTSPTTPMPGGGRGGGGAPISTPVSTPALNTPSAPPTGSNLASIATNTSGVVVAEVVGGAKKAVGVVGGGSVGGVGKAQKTFTCPECGKIFNAHYNLTRHMPVHTGARPFVCKVCGKGFRQASTLCRHKIIHTSEKPHKCQTCGKCFNRSSTLNTHVRIHQGYKPYVCEFCGKGFHQKGNYKNHKLTHSGEKAYKCHVCNKAFHQVYNLTFHMHTHNDKKPFQCSICGKGFCRNFDLKKHMRKLHDANSYSSSSPSVSPVAEGGVHAGSSATALQRQFSVLPSLVGGAASLPTSMAALTSLSHAPPTMPPPLPAHFMNPFLIAPPSLPAASAAPYLHKIPSLLG from the exons ATGGAGCCCACGCCCAAGAGAGTCAAGGTGACGGAG GTAACGAAACccacctccccccccaacacacctcTACGGCCCCTGGTGGCGCGGCGACCCCTGGACCCCAACGCCTTCCACGACCCCCACGCCGGGCTGAGGGACCTCCACGACCCTAGGCTGGCGGGGCTGCGGGCGctgtacgaccaccaccaccaccatcagcaccaccaccagcaccaccaccagcaggggAGGGCCAAGGAGCTGCTTCACGACCCCCGCGCCAGGGACCTCCTCGCCCACTACCCCTtcctctaccactactaccag GCTGGAGGTGTTTTTCCCTCCTCCAGCGCCTCCGACAGactctccccccccgccccccccacctctcagccgccgccgccgccgccccccgccaCCGCCCACCTGAGCCCCGCGCCCGCCCACCGCCTCACGCCCCACGCCCTCTCCGCCTTCACGCGCCTCGACCTTCTGAAGGGGCGGACGCAGGCTCAGACGCAAACCTCCCCCGCGCCCTCCCTCGTGTATACCTGT gcgaccaccaaaaccacctcgGACTCCCCGGTACCACGCCCCTACGACCTGTCCATGACTGGTCCCGCTGCCCTCtcaaggaccaccaccaccactgcctccaccaccaccaccacctgcaccaccgcgCCCCCCTCACCCTCCACTTCCCCCTGCCCGCGAGTCGATGAGGCCAAGTCGTCCAGGTCACCCCCCacgtcccccctcccccagcacccCTCTCATGTggttgtgggggtggggaggcctggggaggggatggggagggcgGGGGCGattactaccacaatcaccaccacccgctcaccaccaccaccaccactactatctgGAG CCAAGCCTCTAAGCGTCACATCACCTACCACACCCatgccaggaggaggaagaggaggaggaggtgcaccCATATCCACACCAGTAAGCACCCCCGCCCTAAACACCCCTTCAGCGCCCCCTACAGGCAGCAACCTCGCCAGTATCGCCACCAACACgtcaggggtggtggtggcggaggtggtggggggcgCGAAGAAGGCCGTGGGGGTGGTGGGCGGGGGCAGCGTGGGCGGggtggggaaggcgcagaagacGTTTACCTGCCCTGAGTGTGGGAAGATCTTCAACGCGCACTACAACCTGACGAGGCACATGCCGGTACATACAGGTGCCCGGCCCTTCGTGTGCAAG GTGTGCGGCAAGGGGTTCCGCCAGGCGTCCACGCTCTGCCGCCACAAGATCATCCACACCTCGGAGAAGCCGCACAAGTGTCAGACGTGCGGCAAGTGCTTCAACAG GTCGTCGACGCTCAACACGCACGTCCGCATCCACCAGGGCTACAAGCCGTACGTGTGTGAGTTCTGCGGCAAAGGCTTCCACCAGAAGGGTAACTACAAGAACCACAAGCTGACCCACTCGGGCGAGAAGGCGTACAAGTGCCACGTGTGCAACAAGGCCTTCCACCAGGTGTACAACCTCACCTTCCACATGCACACCCACAACGACAAGAAGCCCTTCCAGTGCTCCATCTGCGGCAAGGGATTCTGCCGCAACTTTGACCTCAAGAAGCACATGCGCAAACTGCACGACGCCAACTCCTACTCGTCCTCGTCGCCCTCGGTGTCGCCCGTGGCCGAGGGCGGCGTGCACGCGGGCTCCTCGGCCACGGCGCTGCAGCGCCAGTTCTCAGTGCTGCCCTCACTGGTGGGCGGCGCTGCCTCGCTGCCCACAAGCATGGCCGCCCTCACCTCGCTCTCGCACGCCCCGCCCACCATGCCGCCGCCCCTGCCCGCCCACTTCATGAACCCCTTCCTCATCGCGCCGCCCTCGTTGCCCGCCGCCTCGGCCGCGCCCTACCTGCACAAGATCCCCTCCCTGCTGGGCTGA
- the LOC126980636 gene encoding proline-rich protein 36-like, with protein MAAAEDSPPPFPPRVGEGMAAARGQGDGGERPASPHRPPPDALQERLREGADGSRHTPQQEPHAPPLPPGLAQRPPRHPSAAQLNATLDPQARFIVHLTLTARFNDPLTPTAQPNGPLAPPARLTALFGPPAQLNAPHTHPARFTDLLAHPAQLNAPLTPKAQIIAPFAPPARFIAPSAQLNAPIHAHPNSTPPSPPQPGSSPPEPPQPSSSSPSHLQPNYQTSSAPQPSPPPP; from the exons ATGGCCGCCGCCGAGGACAGCCCCCCGCCCTTCCCCCCCAGGGTGGGTGAGGGTATGGCGGCGGCGAGGGGGCAGGGGGACGGGGGGGAGCGACCTGCTTCCCCCCACAGACCCCCACCCGACGCCCTGCAGGAGAGACTGAGGGAGGGCGCGGATGGCAGCAGACACACGCCGCAGCAGGAGCCCCAcgcccctcccctgcctcccggCCTGGCCCAGcgccccccccgccaccccaGTGCGG CCCAGCTCAACGCCACCCTCGACCCCCAAGCCCGGTTCATCGTCCACTTAACCCTCACAGCCCGGTTCAACGACCCCCTCACCCCTACAGCCCAGCCCAACGGCCCCCTCGCCCCCCCAGCCCGATTAACCGCCCTCTTCGGCCCCCCAGCCCAGCTCaacgccccccacacacacccagccCGGTTCACCGACCTCCTTGCCCACCCAGCCCAGCTCAACGCCCCCCTTACTCCCAAAGCCCAAATAATCGCCCCCTTCGCGCCCCCAGCCCGGTTCATCGCCCCCTCAGCCCAGTTGAACGCCCCCATACACGCTCATCCCAACTCAACGCCCCCATCGCCCCCCCAGCCCGGTTCATCGCCCCCTGAACCCCCACAGCCCAGCTCATCGTCCCCCTCACACCTCCAGCCCAACTACCAGACTTCCTCGGCCCCCCAGCCCAGTCCGCCACCCCCTTAA